A region of Mycolicibacterium brumae DNA encodes the following proteins:
- a CDS encoding fumarate reductase/succinate dehydrogenase flavoprotein subunit, whose translation MSLDDLREIGTPLAPGAPAGDPATAWERRLLDYRLVSPLNRRKFTVIVVGTGLAGAGCAAALGELGYQVESFTFHDAPRRAHSVAAQGGVNAARGRKVDNDSVARFVKDTVKGGDFRAREADCYRLAQESSRVIDHMNAIGAPFAREYGGSLATRSFGGVQVSRTYYTRGQTGQQLQIAASQALLRQVNAGAVTLHTRTEMLDLIVSESRAVGVITRDLLTGEIRAVTGHAVVLATGGYGNVFHRSTLARNSNASATWRAHLRGALFASPSFIQFHPTALPLSSPWQSKTILMSESLRNDGRIWVPRKPGDDRAPSDIPEQERDYYLERMYPSYGNLAPRDVSSRAARAQIESGHGVGPLKNSVYLDFRDALARLGRDVIAERYGNLFDMYRDATGEDPYVVPMRIAPGAHFAMGGLWSDFDQMTNIPGLFVAGEAGWAYHGANRLGANSLLSACVDGWFTLPYAVPNYLAGLLGAPAPGADDPAVTATLAETRTRVEELLAIDGRQGPDRFHRRLGEILYQGCGVSRSAAGLRTAIGEIDELTGEFWADLRVAGTAAAFNQELEKAGRVADFLGLARLMCVDALDRDESCGAHFRTEHQTPTGEAQRDDEHWAFVSAWEHAPKPIRHDEPLEFTAVPLATRNYV comes from the coding sequence ATGAGCCTCGACGACCTGCGCGAGATCGGCACGCCCCTGGCGCCGGGCGCCCCGGCCGGTGACCCGGCCACCGCCTGGGAACGCCGACTGCTGGACTACCGGCTGGTCAGCCCGCTGAACCGGCGCAAGTTCACCGTCATCGTGGTCGGCACCGGGCTGGCCGGGGCGGGCTGCGCGGCCGCGCTCGGCGAGCTGGGCTACCAGGTGGAATCCTTCACCTTCCACGACGCGCCGCGGCGCGCGCACAGCGTGGCCGCCCAGGGCGGCGTCAACGCCGCCCGCGGCCGCAAGGTCGACAACGACAGCGTCGCCCGGTTCGTCAAGGACACCGTCAAGGGCGGGGATTTCCGCGCCCGGGAAGCCGATTGCTACCGGCTGGCGCAGGAGTCCAGCCGGGTGATCGACCACATGAACGCCATCGGCGCGCCATTCGCCCGCGAATACGGCGGCAGCCTGGCCACCCGGTCCTTCGGCGGGGTGCAGGTCTCCCGGACCTACTACACCCGCGGCCAGACCGGCCAGCAGCTGCAGATCGCCGCCAGCCAGGCGCTGCTGCGGCAGGTCAACGCCGGCGCGGTCACCCTGCACACCCGCACCGAGATGCTCGACCTGATCGTCTCCGAGTCCCGGGCGGTCGGGGTGATCACCCGGGACCTGCTCACCGGCGAGATCCGCGCGGTGACCGGGCACGCCGTGGTGCTGGCCACCGGCGGCTACGGCAATGTGTTCCACCGATCCACGCTGGCCCGCAACTCCAACGCCAGCGCCACCTGGCGGGCGCACCTGCGCGGCGCGCTGTTCGCCTCCCCGTCGTTCATCCAATTCCATCCCACCGCGCTGCCGTTGAGCTCGCCGTGGCAGTCCAAGACCATCCTGATGAGCGAGTCGCTGCGCAACGACGGCCGGATCTGGGTGCCGCGCAAGCCGGGGGACGACCGGGCGCCCTCCGACATCCCCGAGCAGGAGCGGGACTACTACCTGGAGCGGATGTACCCCTCCTACGGCAACCTCGCGCCGCGGGACGTGTCATCGCGGGCCGCGCGCGCCCAGATCGAGTCCGGCCACGGCGTCGGGCCGCTGAAAAACAGTGTGTACCTGGACTTCCGGGACGCGCTGGCCCGGCTGGGCCGCGATGTCATCGCCGAACGCTACGGCAACCTGTTCGATATGTACCGGGACGCCACCGGCGAGGACCCCTACGTCGTCCCGATGCGGATCGCCCCCGGCGCGCACTTCGCGATGGGCGGACTGTGGAGCGACTTCGACCAGATGACCAACATCCCTGGGCTGTTCGTGGCCGGGGAAGCCGGCTGGGCGTATCACGGGGCCAATCGGCTGGGCGCCAACTCGCTGCTGTCGGCGTGCGTGGACGGCTGGTTCACGCTGCCCTACGCGGTGCCGAACTACCTGGCCGGGCTGCTGGGCGCCCCCGCGCCGGGCGCCGACGACCCCGCCGTCACGGCGACGCTGGCCGAAACCCGAACGCGTGTTGAGGAACTGCTGGCCATCGACGGACGGCAGGGCCCGGACCGGTTCCACCGCCGGCTCGGCGAGATCCTCTACCAGGGCTGCGGGGTGTCCCGCTCGGCGGCCGGGCTGCGGACCGCGATCGGCGAGATCGACGAGCTGACGGGCGAGTTCTGGGCCGATCTGCGGGTGGCCGGGACGGCGGCGGCGTTCAACCAGGAACTCGAAAAGGCCGGCCGGGTCGCCGATTTCCTCGGCCTGGCCCGGCTGATGTGCGTCGACGCGCTGGACCGCGACGAATCCTGCGGCGCGCACTTTCGCACCGAGCACCAGACCCCGACCGGGGAGGCCCAGCGCGATGACGAGCACTGGGCGTTCGTCTCGGCGTGGGAACACGCGCCCAAACCGATCCGGCACGATGAGCCGCTGGAGTTCACCGCCGTGCCGTTGGCGACCAGGAACTACGTATGA
- the arc gene encoding proteasome ATPase, with protein MSPSERSENDRDAAIPAQSSGDDAELERLRRETAALRAKLEAAAGAGSGLRTARDIQALEHRVESLSSRNSKLMETLKEARQQLLALREEVDRLGQPPSGYGVLLTVTDDETVDVFTSGRKMRLTVSPNIDVTTLRRGQTLRLNEALTVVEAGAYESVGEICTLREILGDGQRALVVGHTDEERIVWLAEPLVATEDLPDEIADALDDDKQRRLRPGDSLLVDTKAGYAFERVPKAEVEDLVLEEVPDVSYDDIGGLRRQIEQIRDAVELPFLHKELYREYALRPPKGVLLYGPPGCGKTLIAKAVANSLAKKMAELRGEESREAKSYFLNIKGPELLNKFVGETERHIRLIFQRAREKASEGTPVIVFFDEMDSIFRTRGTGVSSDVETTVVPQLLAEIDGVEGLENVIVIGASNREDMIDPAILRPGRLDVKIKIERPDAESAQDIFSKYLTESLPVHVDDLGEFDGDRPATLKAMIEKVVDRMYAEIDDNRFLEVTYANGDKEVMYFKDFNSGAMIQNVVDRAKKYAIKSVLDTGQRGLRIQHLLDSIVDEFAENEDLPNTTNPDDWARISGKKGERIVYIRTLVTGKNSSASRAIDTESNLGQYL; from the coding sequence ATGAGCCCGTCAGAGCGTTCAGAGAACGATCGCGACGCCGCAATTCCCGCGCAGTCCAGCGGCGATGACGCCGAATTGGAGCGACTGCGGCGCGAGACCGCGGCCCTGCGCGCCAAGCTGGAGGCCGCCGCCGGCGCCGGCAGCGGACTGCGCACAGCCCGCGACATCCAGGCCCTGGAGCACCGGGTCGAGTCGCTGAGCTCCCGTAACTCCAAGCTGATGGAAACTCTCAAGGAGGCCCGTCAGCAACTGCTCGCGCTGCGCGAGGAGGTGGACCGACTGGGCCAGCCGCCCAGCGGCTACGGCGTGCTGCTCACAGTCACCGACGACGAGACCGTCGACGTGTTCACCTCCGGACGCAAGATGCGTCTGACGGTGTCGCCGAACATCGACGTGACCACGCTCCGTCGCGGCCAGACGCTTCGGCTCAACGAGGCGCTGACGGTGGTGGAGGCCGGGGCGTACGAGTCCGTCGGGGAAATCTGCACGCTGCGCGAAATTCTGGGCGACGGTCAGCGCGCGCTGGTGGTCGGCCACACCGACGAGGAGCGCATCGTCTGGCTGGCCGAACCGCTGGTCGCCACCGAAGACCTGCCCGACGAGATCGCCGACGCCCTCGACGACGACAAGCAGCGCCGGCTGCGCCCCGGTGACTCGCTGCTGGTGGACACCAAGGCCGGCTACGCCTTCGAACGCGTGCCCAAGGCCGAGGTGGAAGACCTGGTCCTGGAAGAGGTGCCGGATGTCTCCTACGACGATATCGGTGGCCTGCGCCGCCAGATCGAGCAGATCCGCGACGCCGTCGAACTGCCGTTCCTGCACAAGGAGCTCTACCGCGAGTACGCGCTGCGCCCGCCCAAGGGCGTGCTGCTCTACGGTCCGCCCGGCTGCGGCAAGACTCTGATCGCCAAGGCCGTCGCGAACTCGCTGGCCAAGAAGATGGCCGAGCTGCGCGGCGAGGAGTCCCGCGAGGCGAAGAGCTACTTCCTCAACATCAAGGGCCCCGAGCTGCTGAACAAGTTCGTCGGCGAGACCGAACGCCACATCCGGCTGATCTTCCAGCGGGCCCGGGAGAAGGCGTCCGAGGGCACCCCGGTGATCGTGTTCTTCGACGAGATGGACTCCATCTTCCGCACCCGCGGCACCGGCGTCAGTTCCGACGTCGAGACGACGGTCGTCCCGCAGCTGCTCGCCGAGATCGACGGCGTGGAGGGGCTGGAGAACGTGATCGTCATCGGCGCCTCCAACCGGGAGGACATGATCGACCCGGCGATCCTGCGGCCCGGCCGCCTCGACGTGAAGATCAAGATCGAGCGGCCCGACGCCGAGTCGGCGCAGGACATCTTCAGCAAGTACCTGACCGAGTCGCTGCCGGTGCACGTCGACGACCTCGGCGAGTTCGACGGTGACCGCCCCGCCACCCTGAAGGCGATGATCGAGAAGGTCGTCGACCGGATGTACGCCGAGATCGACGACAACCGGTTCCTGGAGGTCACCTACGCCAACGGTGACAAAGAGGTGATGTACTTCAAGGACTTCAACTCCGGGGCGATGATCCAGAACGTGGTGGACCGGGCCAAGAAGTACGCCATCAAGAGCGTGCTGGACACCGGGCAGCGGGGGCTGCGGATCCAGCACCTGCTGGACTCGATCGTCGACGAGTTCGCCGAGAACGAGGACCTGCCCAACACCACCAACCCCGACGACTGGGCGCGGATCTCGGGCAAGAAGGGCGAGCGGATCGTCTACATCCGCACCCTGGTCACCGGAAAGAATTCCAGTGCCAGTCGCGCCATCGACACCGAGTCCAATTTGGGGCAGTACCTCTAA
- a CDS encoding succinate dehydrogenase/fumarate reductase iron-sulfur subunit — translation MKLTLEIWRQPEAGAPGRFERYLVDDATGEMSLLELLDRLNDALVDGGDDPVAFDSDCREGVCGSCGITVDGRPHGPVANTPSCRQHVRSFRDGATVRIEPFRSAAYPVVRDLVVDRGALDRLITAGGHIAVDAGTAADADAEPQGKDAAEYALDFAACIGCGACVAACPNGAAHLFAGAKLLHLGTVTRGRQERGRRAKALTGALEDEFGPCSSYGECADVCPESIPMTAIAAVNREVMRARLRGKPD, via the coding sequence ATGAAACTGACACTGGAGATCTGGCGGCAACCCGAGGCCGGCGCGCCCGGGCGATTCGAACGCTACCTCGTCGACGACGCCACCGGTGAGATGTCGCTGCTGGAACTGCTGGACCGGCTCAACGACGCCCTGGTCGACGGCGGCGACGACCCGGTCGCCTTCGACTCCGACTGCCGGGAAGGGGTCTGCGGATCCTGCGGGATCACCGTCGACGGCCGCCCGCACGGCCCGGTCGCCAACACCCCGTCCTGCCGCCAGCACGTGCGCAGCTTCCGCGACGGCGCCACCGTGCGGATCGAGCCATTCCGGTCGGCGGCCTACCCGGTGGTCCGTGACCTGGTGGTCGACCGCGGCGCGCTGGACCGGCTCATCACCGCCGGCGGGCACATCGCGGTGGACGCCGGCACCGCCGCCGACGCGGACGCCGAACCGCAGGGCAAGGACGCCGCCGAGTACGCGCTGGACTTCGCCGCCTGCATCGGCTGCGGGGCGTGCGTGGCGGCCTGCCCCAATGGCGCGGCGCACCTGTTCGCCGGCGCGAAGCTGCTGCACCTGGGAACCGTGACACGCGGCAGGCAGGAACGCGGACGGCGGGCGAAAGCGCTCACCGGCGCGCTGGAGGACGAGTTCGGCCCGTGCTCCAGCTACGGCGAATGCGCGGACGTCTGCCCGGAGAGCATCCCGATGACCGCGATCGCCGCGGTGAACCGCGAGGTGATGCGGGCCCGACTGCGGGGCAAGCCGGACTGA
- a CDS encoding succinate dehydrogenase cytochrome b subunit → MSGDMPRPSNVTLKLVMAVTGVVFALFVLVHMVGNLKIYTGATHFDDYAHWLRTLAEPLLPYEGALWLFRAVLLTALIGHVWAAVLLTIRGRRARGAFRRRGMTGMRSFTARTMPVTGVVLLAFIVFHILDLTTGTRPAASAEFTAATHTSSAAYANLIASFDRPAVAGFYLLAMLLLGAHLAHGLYTAVNDLGVTGARARALLTAAGGLLALTVMAGNMTIPIAVLTGWLS, encoded by the coding sequence ATGTCGGGGGACATGCCGCGGCCGTCGAATGTGACGCTCAAGCTCGTCATGGCCGTCACCGGTGTGGTCTTCGCGCTGTTCGTGCTGGTCCACATGGTCGGCAACCTCAAGATCTACACCGGCGCAACGCATTTCGACGACTACGCGCACTGGCTGCGCACCCTGGCCGAGCCGCTGCTGCCGTACGAGGGCGCGCTCTGGCTGTTCCGCGCGGTGCTGCTGACCGCGCTGATCGGGCACGTCTGGGCCGCGGTGCTGCTGACCATCCGGGGCCGACGGGCCCGCGGCGCATTCCGCCGCCGCGGGATGACGGGGATGCGGTCGTTCACCGCGCGCACCATGCCGGTCACCGGCGTCGTGCTATTGGCGTTCATCGTTTTCCACATCCTGGACCTGACCACCGGAACCCGGCCGGCCGCCAGCGCCGAATTCACCGCCGCCACCCACACCTCGAGCGCCGCCTACGCCAACCTGATCGCCAGCTTCGACCGGCCCGCGGTCGCCGGCTTCTACCTGCTGGCCATGCTGCTGCTCGGCGCGCACCTCGCGCACGGGCTCTACACGGCCGTCAACGACCTCGGCGTGACCGGGGCCCGGGCCCGGGCGCTGCTCACCGCCGCCGGCGGCCTGCTCGCGCTCACCGTGATGGCCGGCAATATGACCATCCCCATCGCGGTGCTCACCGGGTGGTTGTCATGA
- the prcB gene encoding proteasome subunit beta: MSWTADQSSFAELLRAQAPHLLPQVGDINATGSELPHGTTIVAVKYPGGVLIAGDRRATQGNMIASRDVQKVYITDDYTATGIAGTAAIAVEFARLYAVELEHYEKLEGIALSFPGKVNRLANMVRGNLGAALQGFVALPLLVGYDRDDADPADAGRIVSFDAAGGWNIEEEGYHSVGSGSLFARSSLKKLYPSVTDAESALGAAIEALYDAADDDSATGGPDLVRGIFPTAVTIGAEGAEEITAERIAELARAVIANREQTSLRRNHGPHTDIREQS; the protein is encoded by the coding sequence GTGAGCTGGACGGCTGACCAGTCCTCGTTCGCCGAACTGCTCCGCGCCCAGGCCCCGCACCTGCTCCCGCAGGTCGGCGACATCAACGCCACCGGGTCGGAGTTGCCGCACGGCACCACCATCGTCGCGGTCAAGTACCCCGGTGGGGTGCTGATCGCCGGTGACCGGCGCGCCACCCAGGGCAATATGATCGCCAGCCGGGACGTGCAGAAGGTCTACATCACCGACGACTACACCGCGACCGGCATCGCCGGCACCGCCGCGATCGCCGTCGAGTTCGCCCGGCTCTACGCCGTCGAACTGGAGCACTACGAGAAGCTCGAGGGCATCGCGCTGAGCTTCCCCGGCAAGGTCAACCGGCTGGCGAACATGGTGCGCGGCAACCTCGGCGCCGCGCTGCAGGGCTTCGTCGCGCTGCCGCTGCTGGTCGGCTACGACCGCGACGACGCCGACCCGGCCGACGCCGGGCGGATCGTGTCCTTCGACGCCGCCGGCGGCTGGAACATCGAGGAGGAGGGCTACCACTCGGTGGGGTCGGGTTCGCTGTTCGCCCGCTCGTCGCTGAAGAAGCTGTACCCGAGCGTCACCGACGCCGAGTCCGCGCTCGGCGCGGCGATCGAGGCGCTCTACGACGCCGCCGACGACGACTCCGCCACCGGCGGTCCGGACCTGGTGCGCGGCATCTTCCCGACCGCGGTCACCATCGGCGCCGAGGGCGCCGAGGAGATCACCGCCGAGCGGATCGCCGAGCTGGCCCGCGCGGTGATCGCCAACCGGGAACAGACCAGCCTGCGCCGAAATCACGGTCCGCACACCGACATTCGAGAGCAGTCATGA
- a CDS encoding DUF503 domain-containing protein, protein MWIGWLEFDLLLGDVHSLKQKRSVVRPVVAELRRRFSVSAAEVGDQDLHRRAGIGLSVVAADAGHVTEVLDAAERLVASRPEVELLSARRGLSRSDD, encoded by the coding sequence GTGTGGATCGGCTGGCTGGAATTCGACCTGCTGCTCGGTGACGTGCATTCGCTGAAGCAGAAGCGCTCCGTGGTGCGCCCGGTGGTCGCCGAACTGCGGCGGCGGTTCAGTGTTTCCGCCGCCGAGGTTGGGGACCAGGATCTGCACCGCCGGGCCGGGATCGGGCTCTCGGTGGTGGCCGCCGACGCCGGGCACGTCACCGAGGTGCTCGACGCCGCCGAGCGGCTGGTGGCCTCCCGGCCGGAGGTCGAGTTGCTCTCGGCGCGGCGCGGGCTGTCCCGCAGCGACGACTAG
- a CDS encoding ubiquitin-like protein Pup, with protein MAQEQKRGGGGGDDDELAGLDAAGQERREKLTEETDDLLDEIDDILEENAEDFVRAYVQKGGQ; from the coding sequence ATGGCCCAGGAACAAAAGCGCGGCGGGGGTGGCGGCGACGATGACGAGCTGGCCGGCCTCGACGCCGCCGGCCAGGAGCGCCGCGAGAAGCTGACCGAGGAAACCGACGACCTGCTCGACGAGATCGACGACATCCTCGAGGAGAACGCCGAGGACTTCGTCCGGGCCTATGTCCAAAAGGGCGGCCAGTGA
- the prcA gene encoding proteasome subunit alpha, protein MTFPYFISPEQAMRERSDLARKGIARGRSVVALAYADGVLFVAENPSRSLQKVSELYDRIGFAAVGRFNEFDNLRRGGIQLADTLGYTYDRRDVTGRQLANRYASTLGTIFTEQAKPYEVELCVAEVAHYGETKAPELYRITYDGSIADEPHFVVMGGATEPITAALRDSYTENAALADAVAVAVTALESGADGERRELGAGNLEVAVLDATRPRRAFRRITGAALDGLLPATE, encoded by the coding sequence ATGACCTTCCCGTACTTCATCTCGCCCGAACAGGCGATGCGTGAGCGCAGCGACCTGGCGCGCAAGGGCATCGCCCGCGGCCGCAGCGTCGTCGCGCTGGCCTACGCCGACGGGGTGCTGTTCGTGGCGGAGAACCCGTCGCGCTCGCTGCAGAAGGTCAGCGAACTCTACGACCGGATCGGGTTCGCCGCCGTCGGCCGGTTCAACGAGTTCGACAACCTGCGCCGCGGCGGCATCCAGCTCGCCGACACCCTCGGCTACACCTACGACCGCCGCGACGTGACCGGCCGGCAGCTGGCCAACCGGTACGCCTCCACCCTCGGCACCATCTTCACCGAGCAGGCCAAGCCCTACGAGGTGGAGCTGTGCGTGGCCGAGGTGGCGCACTACGGCGAGACCAAGGCGCCGGAGCTGTACCGGATCACCTACGACGGATCCATCGCCGACGAGCCGCACTTCGTGGTGATGGGTGGCGCGACCGAGCCGATCACCGCCGCGCTGCGGGACAGCTACACCGAGAACGCGGCGCTGGCCGACGCGGTCGCGGTGGCGGTCACGGCGCTGGAATCCGGCGCCGACGGCGAGCGCCGAGAGCTGGGCGCGGGGAATCTGGAGGTCGCGGTGCTCGACGCGACCCGGCCGCGCCGGGCGTTCCGGCGCATCACCGGCGCCGCGCTCGACGGATTGCTGCCCGCGACCGAATAG
- a CDS encoding Fic/DOC family protein has product MVMLDDAVRHRIAQTVAAEVMEGWRPEPEQLAALDRLAYGELSFGAYLAPELSRAPRARARPRLARRRPYLIPGTTLLRNSFGVVDPAALARLEFVATAGRMLQALQMPSPPLDIRALHTQVFGDVYPWAGQPRIVNLRRGSTTFGSWRLIPEHLDFFDADVGELAVTAARLDDGELAFRLARVYAEHNRIHPFREGNGRTGTLLLHLLAAAGRRRLDLSGLDRAEWIAASRDSMPFRRDGEADPRPFTAILRSRLG; this is encoded by the coding sequence ATGGTGATGCTCGACGACGCGGTGCGGCACCGGATCGCCCAGACGGTGGCGGCCGAGGTGATGGAGGGCTGGCGCCCGGAGCCCGAGCAGTTGGCCGCGCTGGATCGGCTGGCCTACGGCGAGCTGTCCTTCGGGGCGTATCTGGCGCCGGAGTTGTCCCGGGCGCCGCGGGCCAGGGCCCGGCCGCGGCTGGCCCGGCGGCGGCCCTACCTGATTCCGGGAACGACGTTGCTGCGCAACAGTTTCGGGGTCGTCGACCCGGCGGCGCTGGCCCGGTTGGAGTTCGTCGCGACGGCCGGCCGGATGCTGCAGGCGCTCCAGATGCCCAGTCCGCCGCTGGACATCCGCGCGCTGCACACCCAGGTGTTCGGAGACGTGTACCCGTGGGCCGGGCAACCGCGGATCGTGAATCTGCGCCGGGGGTCCACCACGTTCGGGTCCTGGCGGTTGATCCCGGAGCACCTCGATTTCTTCGACGCCGACGTCGGTGAGCTGGCGGTGACCGCCGCCCGGCTCGACGACGGCGAGTTGGCGTTCCGGCTGGCCCGGGTCTACGCCGAGCACAACCGGATTCACCCATTCCGGGAGGGCAACGGGCGCACCGGGACGCTGCTGCTGCACCTGCTGGCCGCCGCGGGCCGGCGCCGGCTGGACCTGTCCGGCCTGGATCGCGCGGAGTGGATTGCCGCGTCGAGGGATTCGATGCCGTTTCGCCGGGACGGCGAGGCCGACCCCCGGCCATTCACAGCGATCCTGCGGAGCCGGTTGGGGTGA
- the dop gene encoding depupylase/deamidase Dop: MQRIIGTEVEYGISSPSDPTANPILTSTQAVLAYAAAAGVPRAKRTRWDYEVESPLRDARGFDLGRASGPAPVIDADEIGAANMILTNGARLYVDHAHPEYSAPEVTDPMDAVIWDKAGERVMDAAARHASSVPGAPKLQLYKNNVDGKGASYGTHENYLMSRATPFNAAIVGLTPFFASRQVMVGSGRVGIGASGEEPGFQLSQRADYIEVEVGLETTLKRGIINTRDEPHADADKYRRLHVIIGDANLSETSTYLKVGTTSLVLDLIEESAAHGVDLADLALARPVHAVHVISHDPTLRATVALADGRELTGLALQRIYLERVAAMLARRDPDPRAQHVVDTWAEVLDLLERDPMECADILDWPAKLRLLEGFRSREGLSWSAPRLHLVDLQYSDVRLDKGLYNRLVARGSMRRLVTEAQVLDAVVRPPTDTRAYFRGECLRRFGADIAAASWDSVIFDLGGDSLVRIPTLEPLRGSKAHVGALLDSVNSAAELVDQLTH; encoded by the coding sequence ATGCAGCGGATCATCGGAACCGAGGTCGAATACGGCATTTCCTCGCCGTCGGACCCGACGGCGAACCCGATCCTGACCTCCACCCAGGCGGTGCTCGCCTACGCCGCCGCAGCCGGGGTGCCGCGCGCCAAACGCACCCGCTGGGACTACGAGGTGGAGTCCCCGCTGCGGGACGCCCGCGGATTCGACCTGGGCCGCGCCTCGGGCCCGGCCCCGGTCATCGACGCCGACGAGATCGGCGCGGCCAACATGATCCTCACCAACGGGGCCCGGCTCTACGTCGACCACGCGCACCCGGAATACTCCGCGCCCGAGGTCACCGACCCGATGGACGCGGTGATCTGGGACAAGGCCGGCGAGCGGGTGATGGACGCCGCCGCCCGGCACGCGTCCTCGGTGCCCGGCGCGCCGAAACTGCAGCTCTACAAGAACAATGTCGACGGCAAGGGCGCCTCCTACGGCACCCACGAGAACTATCTGATGAGCCGCGCCACCCCGTTCAACGCGGCGATCGTCGGGCTGACCCCGTTCTTCGCCTCCCGGCAGGTGATGGTCGGGTCCGGCCGAGTCGGCATCGGCGCCTCCGGGGAGGAACCGGGCTTCCAGCTGTCCCAGCGCGCCGACTACATCGAGGTCGAGGTGGGCCTGGAGACCACCCTCAAACGCGGCATCATCAACACCCGCGACGAACCGCACGCCGACGCCGACAAGTACCGCCGGCTGCACGTCATCATCGGCGACGCGAACCTCAGCGAAACCTCCACCTACCTCAAGGTCGGGACCACCTCGCTGGTGCTTGACCTGATCGAGGAGAGCGCCGCGCACGGGGTGGATCTGGCCGATCTGGCGCTGGCCCGACCGGTGCACGCCGTGCACGTGATCAGCCACGATCCGACGCTGCGGGCCACCGTGGCGCTGGCCGACGGCCGCGAACTCACCGGCCTGGCGCTGCAGCGGATCTACCTGGAGCGGGTGGCGGCGATGCTGGCGCGCCGCGACCCGGACCCGCGCGCCCAGCACGTCGTCGACACCTGGGCCGAGGTGCTCGACCTGCTGGAACGCGACCCGATGGAGTGTGCCGACATCCTGGACTGGCCGGCCAAACTGCGGCTGCTGGAGGGATTCCGCAGCCGGGAAGGGCTGTCCTGGTCCGCGCCGCGGCTGCACCTGGTGGACCTGCAGTACTCCGACGTGCGCCTGGACAAGGGCCTCTACAACCGGCTCGTCGCGCGCGGGTCGATGCGCCGGCTGGTCACCGAAGCGCAGGTGCTCGACGCCGTGGTCAGGCCGCCGACCGACACCCGCGCCTACTTCCGCGGGGAGTGCCTGCGCCGATTCGGCGCGGACATCGCCGCGGCCAGCTGGGATTCGGTGATCTTCGACCTGGGTGGCGACTCGCTGGTGCGCATCCCCACCCTGGAGCCGCTGCGCGGCAGCAAGGCGCACGTCGGGGCGCTGTTGGATTCGGTGAACTCGGCCGCCGAGCTGGTCGACCAGCTCACCCACTAG
- a CDS encoding crotonase/enoyl-CoA hydratase family protein — protein MTNIDYEVTGDVAHVRLNRPEKHNALTLDMIDDLAKAADRAAKDRSIRAVVLNGAGESFCSGLDFASAGKERGRIMRNLIPKRHTAANAFQAAGWAWRSVPVPVIAVVTGHCYGGGLQIALGADFRFATPSADLSIMESRWGLIPDMSLSASIAQLASIDVAKRLTMTGETFTAAQALEWGLLSGVAEDPHAAADELIAAIRERSPDAVAAAKALFEQTWYNGSRLSFPVEQTLQIRLLRGRNHAIARKAGLAKEQPQFTERQY, from the coding sequence ATGACGAACATCGACTACGAGGTCACCGGGGATGTCGCACACGTCCGGCTGAACCGGCCGGAGAAGCACAACGCGCTGACCCTCGACATGATCGACGATCTGGCCAAGGCCGCCGACCGGGCGGCCAAGGACCGCTCGATCCGGGCGGTGGTGCTCAACGGCGCCGGTGAATCCTTCTGCTCCGGGCTGGATTTCGCCTCGGCCGGCAAGGAACGCGGCCGGATCATGCGCAATCTGATTCCCAAGCGGCACACCGCGGCGAACGCCTTCCAGGCCGCCGGCTGGGCGTGGCGGAGCGTCCCGGTTCCGGTGATCGCGGTCGTCACCGGCCACTGCTACGGCGGCGGACTGCAGATCGCGCTCGGCGCCGACTTCCGGTTCGCCACCCCAAGTGCCGACTTGTCGATCATGGAGTCGCGCTGGGGGCTCATCCCGGACATGTCGCTGTCGGCGAGCATCGCCCAGCTGGCCAGCATCGACGTCGCCAAGCGTCTGACGATGACCGGTGAAACCTTCACCGCCGCGCAGGCTTTGGAGTGGGGCCTGCTCTCAGGAGTGGCCGAGGACCCGCACGCCGCTGCCGACGAGTTGATCGCCGCCATCCGGGAACGCTCACCGGACGCGGTGGCCGCGGCCAAGGCGCTGTTCGAGCAGACCTGGTACAACGGGTCGCGGTTGTCGTTCCCGGTGGAGCAGACCCTGCAGATCCGCTTGCTGCGCGGCCGCAATCACGCGATCGCGCGCAAGGCCGGCCTGGCCAAAGAACAGCCGCAGTTCACCGAGCGGCAGTACTAG